The DNA region GATAAAACCATTGAACTGCTGGGTGGCATGGGTTCGAAGGGCAGCGTGTTTGCTGCGGTGCATCTGTGTCTGCCGCACTGGCCTTATGTCTGGGGGGATGCCGGGCGCGACAAGACTCTTTTTGTACGGTATCTGAAAGCTGCCGCAGAAGCTGACCGGCAGGTTGGGCGACTGTTGGACGGCTTACAGAGAAAGGGAATGCTGGAGAACAGTATTGTCGTATTTCTGTCGGATCACGGTGAAGCCTTTCCGACCGCCTATGAAAATGGCAAGCCCCTGTTTCCCTGGTTGTCTGAGAAATATGTCGATTATGTAGGACTGCACGGGACGGATCTGCTGAGTATTAACCAGAACCGTGTATTGCTGGCCATTAAGGATTATCGCCCGAAAGCCCGGTTTAACCCGCAAACCGTCACAGAAGTTGCTTCATTAATGGATATTGCACCAACACTGCTAGGTCTGGTCGGGATGGAACGGCCGTCAGACAGATACTTTGACGGGGTTGACCTGCTGGCAGAAGGCTCAGAAGCGATTCTTCAGTCCAGGACACTCTTTCTGGAAACCGGCTTTACAGTAGAAGCCATGTTTCGGGCAAAGGGGCTGAATCTTACGGATATTGTTAATGAGTCGTTTGATTTCTATGAAATTGATACTGATACGGGGCGTTTGCAGGTAAAGCACGATTCGGCTCATAGTCTGATTGAGAATAAATCCTTCGGGGTGCTTAAGGACGGTCTTCTGAAGGTGACGGGCGCTTCTCATGAGGCAGGCAATACGCTGGATATAAAGACAGGGGAAGTTTTTTTCTCTGAACCACTGGAATAATGACAAAAACGACAAGAGGACGACTACCATTAATTAAAGGTCGAATTAATCGAGCCGAAACATTCAACAGGACCACTTTCAGTGGTTGGCTGATGATACTCAATGATCGAGGATGAGAAAATGAAGACAAGGATGTCTGGTAACAGGGGTTTTACCCTTATCGAATTGATGATCGTTGTAGCGATCATCGGTATTCTGGCGGCGGTGGCTATTCCGCAGTATCAGAATTATACGCGTAATGCGACAGTGAACGCGGCAATGCAAGAGGCAAGCTCATACAAGACTGCAATCTCTATCTGTTTGCAATCTCGCTCTCTAACAAACTGTGATCTTGGTGAAGGAGGCGTTCCTGCAGCTCCAGCAGCGCCAACAGGCGGTACAGCCATTATTGGTGCTGGTACTCCTGATACAGCTTCATTTACTATTACCCCTGGTGGTCCATTTGATGCTCAAAGCTTGACAATGACACCAAACGCTACCGGTAATTCCTGGGTCCTGACTTGCGCAGGAACAGGTACCGGAGACGTGAATCTTTGTAATAATGACTCTGTGGAAGCATTCATTGCTCAGTTCAGCTCTTGACGGCCTGACCCTGAATCAATAAAAAAGGCTGGTTTCCCAGCCTTTTTTATTGCCTGCTTTGCAGCTGTCTGAGTATTTTGATCAGCGCCTGATTTTCTGGTCTCTGTAAATATCGCCTGAGCTGCTGAATGGTGGCTTCCCCAACGTCTGCTATTGCCTGAAGCTGTTTGTTTTCGGCCTGAAGCAGTTGATCCCAGTTAGAAAATGCTTTTCCAAGCTTTGTGGAGCGGGCTTTGCCGATATCCGGAATGCCCAGCGCCCGAACCTGCTGTTCGAAAGGCAGAGCGCCTGTGAGTTCAATAGCCGAACGAAAATAACCGCTCTGTTCCCAAGTGCTGCCCGCTTCCTGAAGTTGCTCTCTGCTGAGTGTTAACAGGTCAGCCAGCGTCTTTAACTGGCCACTATTGACCAGATTATGGATAACGGGCTCATCCAACCCAGGCAAGTCCAGTCGTTTACTGAGCCACTGAATCCGGGCAATAAACTGTTCTTTGCAGCCCTCAATCAGGGACAGGCAGGTGAACGGGCTGTATTGCTGTGAATCGGGCAGAACCGGACGCTTTCGCTGTGAATCTCTCAGAATGACTTTATTGAAGGTGGGCGTGGCGGAACCCTTCAGGGCAATGGAAATCTGGTCGCCAATGGCAATGTCTTTGCCTTGCAGGTTATTCAGACTGCCCATAGAGACCCGGGTGATGGTTTGTTCTCTTATCTCAACCGGATCAAACACCACGACCGGGGTGATATTTCCGGTTCTGCCCACCTTGAATTCAATGTTCCGGACGGTAGTGACCGCTACATCAGGGGGGAATTTCCATGCCAGCATCCAGTTCGGTATGAAGTTGGATGACCCCATTGCCAGCTGTTGAGCCTGACTGTTGACTTTGAGCACTATGCCATCCAGAAGAAAGGGTAAACGATCCGCCTGCTTTTGCAGCTGGTCG from Endozoicomonas sp. NE40 includes:
- a CDS encoding helix-hairpin-helix domain-containing protein, which produces MHWKCWIFSRGRYFSHQRPGRESDTVNQLYTMGFDLPTQFTEPVKSLEEVIRKRDQLQKQADRLPFLLDGIVLKVNSQAQQLAMGSSNFIPNWMLAWKFPPDVAVTTVRNIEFKVGRTGNITPVVVFDPVEIREQTITRVSMGSLNNLQGKDIAIGDQISIALKGSATPTFNKVILRDSQRKRPVLPDSQQYSPFTCLSLIEGCKEQFIARIQWLSKRLDLPGLDEPVIHNLVNSGQLKTLADLLTLSREQLQEAGSTWEQSGYFRSAIELTGALPFEQQVRALGIPDIGKARSTKLGKAFSNWDQLLQAENKQLQAIADVGEATIQQLRRYLQRPENQALIKILRQLQSRQ
- a CDS encoding pilin — protein: MIEDEKMKTRMSGNRGFTLIELMIVVAIIGILAAVAIPQYQNYTRNATVNAAMQEASSYKTAISICLQSRSLTNCDLGEGGVPAAPAAPTGGTAIIGAGTPDTASFTITPGGPFDAQSLTMTPNATGNSWVLTCAGTGTGDVNLCNNDSVEAFIAQFSS